The sequence AGTCCATTTTTCATCGCTTTTGTGCCTTTTTTGCTAAAGGCCATTTCACAAATACCAATTGTGCTTAACCCAAGTAAAATCTTCACTATCGTTAATACCATTTGAGATTCGAATGTATAAAAGACTAAACGTGCTCCCGTTACGATCAAGATAAGATAAATCACCCGTATGACCATCAAGAGTGGTTTCATCTCTTTATCCTGGTTAAGTAATTTTACTAAAACGGCTATAAATAAAAGTATAAAAGCTGTTAAATGAGTGTGCAGCCACATTTCTTTCTCCTCCTCTAATTAATTAGTGTGTTTACATTTCTCATTGTAACACTAGTGTCACTTTCAATCAATTAGAAGAATCGCTGACTATACTATTGTTCTTTTTTATTTTCATTAGTCTATAAGGTATCCATATTATATCTGGAGTAGCACTCCGCAATACTAAGGATAAACAGCATCGCGTTACGATACCTTTTCTTTCACAATATATATCGCAGCGTGATATACTATACTTACCAAATACATCGAGGTGTGATATATTGAACAACAAAAAATTGAAACATTCTTATATTCCGATGACTGA is a genomic window of Carnobacterium sp. CP1 containing:
- a CDS encoding DUF1516 family protein, which codes for MWLHTHLTAFILLFIAVLVKLLNQDKEMKPLLMVIRVIYLILIVTGARLVFYTFESQMVLTIVKILLGLSTIGICEMAFSKKGTKAMKNGLVGLLVITAIVGLVLAGGRPFIS